The genome window TGTTACACCGATTTCGTAAGAGCTGGCCTCCACACTGCGCCGCTGCATCCGCTACCCAACGGGCGTTCTTGATCGCCCTAGAGCACGCATGATCTCTATTGACCGCCTAAAGCTTATGGCGCGACGACCGCCGGAGTTGCTCATCGCACCTCGGACGATCAGCGTGTTACGCCATCTAGCTCAAGCGTCTGCGCCCAGCGAGTTGTATGTTCGGGCACTCCAGGCGGACCTCGTCGCGGGCGTCCGATTCTTGCGAACTCACGGGATCCTCGACCGGACGACTGAGACCCGGATGATGTCTTTGGAAGCAGCCGTGCGGGGTGCCAAGACTGCGGGGATTCTCCAGTTCATTTCGCAAGCGCTCTTACAGCGAGGCGTGGGCGAGGACCTACCAGGCATCCCGTTCTCTCGCGCCCGGTTCTTGCGGCACTGCGCGTTTGTCGGCAGCTTTTGCCGCACGTATGCGACGATACGCCCACTCCCTGGCGTCTCTCCCGATACCGCCTACATGTTCGGGGCCGCCCACGATATCGGAACGATTGAGCTTGCCAAGCTCGCTCCGGAAGTGTTCACCTCCGTCTCCAGTTTCGCCCGCCAATGCGGTACGTCGTTCGATGTCGCGTTTTCTTGTTCCTTCCCCGAGTCCATCCACTCCCTCGGGGCCATTTTCGCAACTAACTGGCGTCTGCAACGCGAGTTCTCTGGGATGCTCGCCCGGTTCGATCAGGACACTCTGGAACCCGACGATGATCTGCTGGCGGTCGTGCTGATTGCCGACTGGCTATCCAGCCAAAACAACGCCACCTGGGAGCAGTGGCCCGCCATGTCGGTCCTGCCTCTCGCCATCGCCGAGCGATACACCGCCGAGCGCGAATTCTACGACGACGTCGCGCAGCAGACCCTGGAGTACTTGCAATCCCGGTTCGCGGGAGTCGCCCGCCCGGCAGCCTAGACCAACGAAGCGAGGAGATCGGCCGTCTCCGCCAGCGCTTCACCAAAAATACGCACGGCAAAGTCGACTTGCTCAGCCGTGATGATGAGTGGCGGCTCAAAGCGAATCACACGCGCATTGTTCAGCGTGTAAGCGGCGATCAGCCCGCGCTTCGTCATCTGCGCAACCGTCAGTTCGCCAACTTCGTCCTGAGTGAACTCGACCCCGATCATCAAGCTCTCGCCACGAACCTCGTGAATCAGTTCCGAGTAGCGGGCTTGAACTTCTTTCAGGCCGGACATCAGTTGGGCCCCGCGCTCGCGGCTGCGCTCAACCAATCCTTCCCGCTCGATCACATCCAAGGTTGCCAGGGCAGCGCGGCAAGCGAGCGGATTGCCGCCAAAGGTACTCGTGTGCATGAGCGGATTCTTTCCGTAGACCGCATCCCATACTGCCTTGGTCCCGAGCGTCGCGCCGATGGGCATGACCCCACCGCCAAGCGCTTTGGCCAGACACATCAGGTCCGGAGCGACCCTCTCCTTCTCGCAGCCGAACATGTAGCCGCATCGACCGAGTCCCGTTTGCACTTCGTCTGCGATCATCAGCGCGCCGTGACGGTCGCACGCCTCCCGGATCTTCGTCAAATACCCTTGGGGCGCAACGTGGATGCCGCCCTCGCCCTGGATGGTCTCAATGATCACCGCCGCGGTTTCGTCATCGACCGCCTGCTCCATCTCCGCGGCATCGCCATACTCCACGAACACTGGGCCCGGCATGAGCGGTCGGAACATATCTTGGTACTTGGATCGGCCTGTGGTTGCCAGCGCGCCTAGCGTCTTGCCGTGGTACCCGCCGTGGGTCGAGACGATCTTGCTGCGTCCGGTCGCGCCCTTCGCGAACTTCAGAGCGGCCTCAACCGCCTCCGTACCGCTATTACTAAAAAACGTGAACTGCAGATTTCCTGGCGAGATCCGTGCCAGCCGCTCGGCAAGCTCGGTCGCCACTGCGCCGAAGAACACCTTGCTGCTCAGCGGCATGGTGTCCAGTTGGTCTTTCACCGCGGCAACCACGTGCGGGTGCCGGTGGCCCACCGAGAACACGCCGTAGCCACCGAGACAGTCCAGATACTCGCGCCCTTCGTGGTCCCAGATGGTGCACCCTTCCGCCCGCATCTCGACCCCGAATCCGGCGAAGTTCATGAGCTTGCCCAAATAGGGATTTACGTACTCGGCGAACTGGTCCGCGACGTGCGCGTGAAAGCGATCGGCATCCATGCGATTGAGGATACCAACCCGGGGGCCGGAGGACCGGGACGTACGGTTACTTCTCGGAGAGCAGTTTGAGTAATTCCGTCCACGAGCGCCTGTCCGCATCGGCGTTGTAGCCGACTCCAGCGACGCCCAAACTGTCCGACCCCTTCACCGAAAACGCGTGCTTAGCACCAGGGTACGACACGAACTTCAGGTTCGCCTTCAGCGAGAGCATCTCCGCGGTGAACGCCTTCACCTGATCCTCCGGCACCAACGTATCGGCCTGACCGTGGAACACAAAGACGGTGGCTTTGATCGGATCGACCCCTTTGGAAAGCGGTGCTAGCCCGCCATGGAATGACACCACGTTCTTGACCGTCATCCCCGCGCGAGCCATCTCCAGTACCGCCGTTCCGCCGAAGCAGTAGCCGATCGCGGTGATCTGTTTGCTATCCACACCCTTCACGCCTTGGATGGCCCTCAGCCCGGCGGCCAACCGGCGGTGCAACAGGTTCGGATCGCGGTAATACTTCCCTGCCTCGGTCGAGCACTCGGCGACCGTCTTGGGCCGAATTCCCGTGCCATAGACGTCGATCGCCAGCGCAACGTAGCCCTTTGCGGCAAGCAGGTCCGCGCGCATTTTTTCATAAGCGTCGAGACCGTTCCAGTCGTGGACGATCAGCACCGCCCCCTTGCTCTTGGTGTTCATCTTGGGTGTCGCCAGGTACCCCGTCATGGACGACGTTCCGTCCATGTAGGAAAAGTCGGCTGCGACCGCACTTACGGTAGTTGCGCCCATGGCGAGCAGAAGGAGACTGATTCTCATGCGTGCATTCTGGCCCAAAATGCGACTATGGAGACGGTGTGGACCATAGGTTACGGAGCCGATCACTGGGCAGAATTTCTTGGTCGGCTTGAACCGTGGCGATTCACCCACCTGGTCGATGTGCGCACAAATCCTTATTCGCGCTACCAAGAGGATTTTCGCGGCGAGGACTTCGCGCACAAGGTACAAGCGGCAGGAATGAAGTACGTCTTCATGGGGGACCGGATCGGTGGTAAGCCGACTTGGCCCGAAGTCCACACCGAAGGAGTGCTTGATCGGGACAAACTCGCAAAGGACGCTCGGTTTATTCAAGGAATCGAAGCGGTGATGAAGGCCGCCGAGTCGACCGACCGCCGCATGTGCTTGATGTGCGGCTGCGCTCAGCCGCACGAGTGCCACCGTGGACGCATTTTGGGCGAATCGCTCCGACTCCGCGGACTAGAGTTGGTCCACATCCTCCCCGACGGATCCACTGCGCCCCAATCCGAGACCCGCCTATGGGCTGGGCTCGACCAGGGATCGCTCTTCTAACCCTGAAACTCGATCACCGTGAGCGCATCGGTGATGCCGACCGCATTGGGCAGGCACGCATAGACGTCCACCGCGCTCCCAAACGGCAAGAACACCTTCCCAAGTTGGGGCAAGACGTAGTCGGCATCAACGACCTGCCGAGCAGGCTGCGCCCCACCCTCCGGAACGAAGAACAACAAGATCTCACTGTCGGCCGATTGACTGGAGACGTAGATCGCCGTTCGAGCACGGTCGGTGCCCAGCCGCACTAGCGATTCCGAACTGACGGTGACGGTCTGACGCGACGAGACGGATTGGAGAACTCTTGGAGAAGGAAACATGGAGCTTCCGGCGAACAAGCCCCCCGCCGTCAACCGCGATGCCTTGGCACACCGAAGTAGATGCACTTTGAACCACGATCTTAGACAAGCAAGTTATCGACTGCAGTTTCTGCGCGGGCAGGTTCGATAAGCCGTTCGTGTGCTCGTCAATCGTGATTCACTTTTTGATCGCGGGTTCCCCTTCGAGCACGGTGTGGATGCTGCCTCCGATCCCGTTCGACTCGGCGACCAGCCCGCTCGCCGCCGTCTGCCATTCCGCTTCAGTCCATCCGGAATGGGAACTCCATCCGTTCGCGATCTCGCGACTGTCAAGCTCGGGCAGCCTTTTCTCAACCACACGAGTAGCCAACGGCGGGGTCCGTACAAGGGGTAGCGCCATCTTGCGCGAAGTCAAACGGGATGCCGAACCCGGTTCGCTCGGTTCCAACTCTGACCCACTTTGCACCCAAACAGTTTGGCGCCCCCGATTGGATTCGAACCAACGGCCCACCGCTTAGAAGGCGGTTGCTCTATCCCCTGAGCTACGGGGGCGTCTCCGCGATTAAAGGTACCTAAGTGGCAGGACTAAGTTCCTTTCTATCAGATCCGGGAACTCAAAGCGCCGGTTCCTCTGGTAGCCTTACCGGAACTACACCGGCAAGGGGCCGGTGCCTTTGGCGTGGCTGGAATCACGCCGAGCTTGAGGAGGAACTTTGACACTTGCACTCATTGCGGCTACGTCCGCGCTGACCTTGGGCCAAGCTGGCGGGTCAGAAATTCGGCTTCTTCGTCAACCAACCGTCCACGGCGACACAGTGGTGTTCACCTACGGCGGCGACCTATGGAAATGCGGCCTCGACGGCGGTATGGCTGTCCGTCTCACGACCTACCCAAATGCAGAATCGATGCCTCGTATATCGCCTGATGGCAAGCAGATCGCTTTCCTTGGCAGCTACGATGGTCCGCTAGCGCTCTATACGATGTCAATTGATGGCGGCCAACCCAAGCGATTGACCTACGGCCCCGCGCCAGCAGCAATCGTTGGTTGGACAGCCGATGGCAAAATCGGCTACGCCAGCACCGACCAGATGAACTTCGCGCCGATCCTGTTCATGGTAGACAGTAAGGGCGGTCAACCGGTCAAGACCTCGCTCGAAGAGATTTCGGTCGGTTCGTTCAGCCCGGACGGCAAGTCAGTTGCGTTCAACCGCAACAACTCGTTCACGTTCAACTGGCGACGCTACCGCGGCGGCACCCAGGGCCGGATCGGGATCTTCAACTTCGAGACGAAGGACTACAGCGAGCTCCCCACCGGGCGTGAGCAGAACTACTTCCCCATGTGGGTGGGCGACAACATCTACTATGTCAGCGACAAGGTCGAAGGAACTCATAACCTCTTTCAGTACAATTTGAAGAGCAAGAAGGCTGACCAGCTGACGAAGTTTGCCGACGCGGATATTCGCATTCCCTCGACGGACGGAAAGACGATCGTTTTCGAGCGGGACGGCATCCTCTATCGATACGACATCGCCTCCAAGGCAGTCAAGGCCATCCTGCCGCGAGTCGAGACTGACAGCATCCTCATCAGATCGAGCCTGCGCAAGCTCGGCAACAACGTCAGCAACATGGCGCTCTCGCCCAGTGGCAAGCGGCTGGTTGTCGAAGCTCGCGGTGAGCTCTTCAGCGTTCCCGCTCGCACCGGCGAAACACGGAACATGACGAATTCGCCGACCGACCGTGAGCGACTGCCGATGTGGTCGCCCGACGGACAGTCGGTCGCGTACATCAGCGACGCCACCGGTGAGTACGAGATCTACACGATGCCTCAGCGCGGCGGCAAAGCCGAGCAGCTGACTTCTGGCGGTCGATTCAACGTCCAGTCCATGCGCTACTCGCCGGACAGCAAGAAGATCAGCTTCAGCAGCAAGAAGAATGAGCTTTGGGTGCTGGACGTCGCCACCAAGCGGGCAACCAAGGTGTTTTCGGACCTCTATGGCAACGCCACGACCTACGATTGGGCGCCCGACGGCAGCTGGATCGCCTATGTGAACATTGGTGAGAACCTACAGGGCTCCATCTATCTTTACAACGTGCGTACTGGCAAGGCCACTCAGGTCACCGAAGGCTACTATAGCGATGGCAGCGTTTCGTTCGATATGAACGGGAAGTACCTCTACTTCACGTCGGCACGAACGTTCAACCCCACGCCTGGCGCGTTTGAGTTCGCTTTGAACTTCACCAACGCTTCACGTGTTTATGCCATGACGCTCACATCGGACCTCGGTAACCCGTTGGCTCGCGAGAGCGACGAGGAACCAGAGACCAAGCCAAAGGCCAAGTCCGAAGGTGGAGCTTCCATGTCGTTCTCGATGACGGCAGGCGAGGAGGAGGCAACATTCCAAACCGCGCCTCCGGCTACCCCGGCAACCCCGGCACCTGCCGCTCCGGCCGACGAGAAGAAGTCTGAGGAGAAACCGAAGGAACTCAAGATTGATCTTGAGGGTCTGTCCGATCGAGTGTTCGCACTCCCGTGGCCCGCGGGCAACTACGTTGCTGTCGTAGGTTTGAACAACGGCGTCGCAACCTTCAACAATGGCCAAATGCTGATGTTCGACTTCAACTCGCGACAGCCAGCAACGGTCCTCGAAGGATTCACCGACCTCAGCCTCAACCAGAATCGAACCCAGATTGCCTACGCCCTGGGGCCCCAGATCTTCCTCGGCCGAGTGGCCGCGGGCAATCAGCCCGGTCAGGGTCGGGTCAATACCGACGCGGTCGAAGCCATGATCGATCCGCGCACCGAGTGGCGACAGATCTTCAACGACTCTTGGCGGCACTACCGCGACACGTATTACGATCCCAACATGGTTGGCGTGGACTGGAACGCCAAGCGTAAGCAGTACGAAGCCTACTTGCCGTACGTCTCCAACCGTGCGGACCTAAACTACGTGCTCGGCATGATGATTGGCGAGCTCGCCACCGGCCACAGCTACGTGGGTGGCGGCGACAGTGGCACGTTGACCCGACCTCAGATCCCATACGGGCTTCTTGGCGCAGACTTCGAAACTGTTGACGGCAAGATCAAGATCGCGAAGATCTATCGAGGCGACTCGTATGATTCCGGCATGCGCGGCCCGCTCACTGAGCCAGGTCTGAACGTGAAGGCAGGCGACTTCTTGCTTGAGATTGATGGCCAGGCGGTCAACGGAAACATGGGTCCTCATGAGCTGCTGCAAGGCAAGGCCGGTCGAACCGTAGTCCTGACCGTGAACAGCAAGCCGTCCATGGATGGCTCGCGCAAGATCACGGTGCGTACGGTGGCCAATGACGGTGAACTCCGCTACCAAGACTGGGTGGAAGCGAACCGCAAGCTGGTCGACAAGCTCAGCGGCGGACGAATCGGCTACCTGCACGTCCCGAACACGTCACAGGAGGGCATGATCGGGTTCATCAAGGGCTACTATTCCCAGTCGGACAAGGAAGCGATCCTCATCGACGAGCGGTACAACGGCGGAGGCATGATCCCCACGTACTTCTTCGAGAAGATCATGCGTTCCTACCAGGCGTTCGGTCGTCAGCGCAATAGCGGTGACGTCGGATTCCCGGTCCAGACTCTGGATGGTCCCTACGCCATGCTCATCAACGAGTACGCGGGCTCGGGCGGCGACATGTTCCCATGGCTCTTCAAGCGCAACAAGATCGGTCCGCTGATCGGCACGCGCACTTGGGGTGGCTTGGTCGGTATCACCTCTCCGGCACCGCTGGTGGATGGCGGCTTCATCTACGCGCCGGAGTTTGGTATCTACGACCAGACCACCGGTAAGTGGATCGCCGAAAACACCGGTGTCGATCCCGACATCAAGGTGGACCTGACTCCTCGCGACCGCGCGCTGGGTCAGGATCCGCAGATCGCCAAGGGCGTGGAGTACCTGCTCAAGGAGATCGCCAAGCGCGGAAAGCCAGTGCGCAAGCGCCCTGACTTCCCCAACACGACCAAGGTCTCGAACTAAGCCGTTCGGAACCCGTCAACCCCTGGTGCTTAGCCACCAGGGGCTTTTTTATGCGCAGTCTATGCGTGTGCCCCGGTAATTCCGCCGGTTTGTACCTGGTAATTGTTGCAGAACTGGGGTTGTGCACGCATAAATACTTAGGCGCAAACCCCGCATGTGTTGAAAGACCTCTGTGAAGCGAGCGTGTCAGGAGGACTGCCGCAGCCGAGCAATCGTCTGCATCGCTTCGCAAGGATGATCCCGGGAGACCGGGTCGCAGAATCACGGAGGAATCAGCAACTATGTTTCGAATCAATACCAACGTCCAGGCCATGAACGCGCTTCGCAACCTTGCGAACACCAGCGCAAGCGCTAACAATACGATGACTCGGTTGTCTAGCGGTCTCCGAATCAACTCGGCTGCGGACGATCCTGCGGGACTCCAGATCTCTGAAGGACTCCGCGCACAGCTTGGGGGTATCGACCAGGCACTTCGCAATAACCAGGATGCCGTTAACTTCGCAAAGACTGCCGAAGGCGCCCTTGCTGAGGTGAACCAGCTCCTGAACGACGCTCGCGCTCTTGCCGTTGCAAACTCGAACGACGCAACGCTCTCGACCAGCCAGAAGCAGGCAAACCAGAACCAGCTGAACTCGATTCTCAGCTCGATTGATCGAATTTCGACCAATACGCAGTACGGATCGAAGAAGTTGCTGAACGGTAGTGCAGGCATCACCGCCAACGTCGTCAACGCCGCTCGACTCCAGTCGGTGCAGATCGGCGGTACTTTTGGCTCGGCCCAGACTTCGGTCACCGCGAACGACACACTGAACGTGAACGTTGCAACAGCCGCAGTCAAGGCGACCGTCACAGGTGGTGCTGCAGTGGCCGCGAACGCTGTGGGTGCAGACGGTAACTTGGCGATCAACGGCATTAACTTCAAGGTCAATGCCTCCATGACGAACCAGCAGTTGGTGGATGCGGTCAATTCCCGCTCGGAAGACACTGGAGTTCAGGTCGCCATCACCGGCGGTAACATGGTCTTCACTGCGACCAACTACGGAACGGGAAGTAACTCGATCCAGATCACGAACGACACTGCCGGTCTCGGCTTTGCCGCCGTAGGCACTCGCACCCTCGGTTCGGGTACTGCAGGCGTCAATGCCGTCGCGACGTTCACATTGGCCACCGCCGGTACCACCACGGGTGCACTGACGGCAAGCACGGCGGACGGCAAGACGTTCAACGACGCTTCGGGCAACGTGTTCAAACTGACCGATGTTGGCGCGACCACGACCGGTGCTCTCACGAGCATCGCCTCGATCGCCGCCGGTTCGGCTCAGTTCCAGATCGGTGCAAACCAGGGTCAGACCGCTTCGCTCTCGCTGGCAAACACGTCGGCGGCAACGCTCGGCGTCTCTGGCCTGGACATCACGACGGTCTCCGGTGCTTCGACGGCTCTGACCTCGATCGATAGCGCCATCACTTCGGTCGGTAGCAGCCGAGGTTCGATCGGTAACTTCGTTCGTAACGTGCTTGAGTCGAACACCCGTTCGCTCAGCATCGCGAAGGAAAACCTGTCGGCAGCTGACAGCGCTGTTCGAGACGCTGACGTGGCTGAGGAAATGACGAAGTTCACGAAGCTGCAGATCATGCAGCAGAGTGGTCTTTCGATGCTGGCACAGGCGAACTCGGCTTCCCAGTCGGTTCTCGCCTTGCTCCGCGGCTAAGTCTTTCGACTTACTGCACACGCCGAGTAGCAGGCCCGGGTTCTTCGGAACTCGGGTCACTCTCTTTTTGGCTCTCGTGCCATGCGCGTATGCGGGCCAGTAGGCGACGCCGATCCCATCGGTTTCCAAAGAGTGTGCCGCGGTTTCGTGACTCGATCAGGAACCGTCCGGGCTCACCACCAAACAGGC of Chthonomonas sp. contains these proteins:
- a CDS encoding HDOD domain-containing protein, which gives rise to MISIDRLKLMARRPPELLIAPRTISVLRHLAQASAPSELYVRALQADLVAGVRFLRTHGILDRTTETRMMSLEAAVRGAKTAGILQFISQALLQRGVGEDLPGIPFSRARFLRHCAFVGSFCRTYATIRPLPGVSPDTAYMFGAAHDIGTIELAKLAPEVFTSVSSFARQCGTSFDVAFSCSFPESIHSLGAIFATNWRLQREFSGMLARFDQDTLEPDDDLLAVVLIADWLSSQNNATWEQWPAMSVLPLAIAERYTAEREFYDDVAQQTLEYLQSRFAGVARPAA
- a CDS encoding DUF488 domain-containing protein, which encodes METVWTIGYGADHWAEFLGRLEPWRFTHLVDVRTNPYSRYQEDFRGEDFAHKVQAAGMKYVFMGDRIGGKPTWPEVHTEGVLDRDKLAKDARFIQGIEAVMKAAESTDRRMCLMCGCAQPHECHRGRILGESLRLRGLELVHILPDGSTAPQSETRLWAGLDQGSLF
- a CDS encoding dienelactone hydrolase family protein, translated to MRISLLLLAMGATTVSAVAADFSYMDGTSSMTGYLATPKMNTKSKGAVLIVHDWNGLDAYEKMRADLLAAKGYVALAIDVYGTGIRPKTVAECSTEAGKYYRDPNLLHRRLAAGLRAIQGVKGVDSKQITAIGYCFGGTAVLEMARAGMTVKNVVSFHGGLAPLSKGVDPIKATVFVFHGQADTLVPEDQVKAFTAEMLSLKANLKFVSYPGAKHAFSVKGSDSLGVAGVGYNADADRRSWTELLKLLSEK
- a CDS encoding aspartate aminotransferase family protein, with translation MRTGARGRNYSNCSPRSNRTSRSSGPRVGILNRMDADRFHAHVADQFAEYVNPYLGKLMNFAGFGVEMRAEGCTIWDHEGREYLDCLGGYGVFSVGHRHPHVVAAVKDQLDTMPLSSKVFFGAVATELAERLARISPGNLQFTFFSNSGTEAVEAALKFAKGATGRSKIVSTHGGYHGKTLGALATTGRSKYQDMFRPLMPGPVFVEYGDAAEMEQAVDDETAAVIIETIQGEGGIHVAPQGYLTKIREACDRHGALMIADEVQTGLGRCGYMFGCEKERVAPDLMCLAKALGGGVMPIGATLGTKAVWDAVYGKNPLMHTSTFGGNPLACRAALATLDVIEREGLVERSRERGAQLMSGLKEVQARYSELIHEVRGESLMIGVEFTQDEVGELTVAQMTKRGLIAAYTLNNARVIRFEPPLIITAEQVDFAVRIFGEALAETADLLASLV
- a CDS encoding PDZ domain-containing protein, which gives rise to MTLALIAATSALTLGQAGGSEIRLLRQPTVHGDTVVFTYGGDLWKCGLDGGMAVRLTTYPNAESMPRISPDGKQIAFLGSYDGPLALYTMSIDGGQPKRLTYGPAPAAIVGWTADGKIGYASTDQMNFAPILFMVDSKGGQPVKTSLEEISVGSFSPDGKSVAFNRNNSFTFNWRRYRGGTQGRIGIFNFETKDYSELPTGREQNYFPMWVGDNIYYVSDKVEGTHNLFQYNLKSKKADQLTKFADADIRIPSTDGKTIVFERDGILYRYDIASKAVKAILPRVETDSILIRSSLRKLGNNVSNMALSPSGKRLVVEARGELFSVPARTGETRNMTNSPTDRERLPMWSPDGQSVAYISDATGEYEIYTMPQRGGKAEQLTSGGRFNVQSMRYSPDSKKISFSSKKNELWVLDVATKRATKVFSDLYGNATTYDWAPDGSWIAYVNIGENLQGSIYLYNVRTGKATQVTEGYYSDGSVSFDMNGKYLYFTSARTFNPTPGAFEFALNFTNASRVYAMTLTSDLGNPLARESDEEPETKPKAKSEGGASMSFSMTAGEEEATFQTAPPATPATPAPAAPADEKKSEEKPKELKIDLEGLSDRVFALPWPAGNYVAVVGLNNGVATFNNGQMLMFDFNSRQPATVLEGFTDLSLNQNRTQIAYALGPQIFLGRVAAGNQPGQGRVNTDAVEAMIDPRTEWRQIFNDSWRHYRDTYYDPNMVGVDWNAKRKQYEAYLPYVSNRADLNYVLGMMIGELATGHSYVGGGDSGTLTRPQIPYGLLGADFETVDGKIKIAKIYRGDSYDSGMRGPLTEPGLNVKAGDFLLEIDGQAVNGNMGPHELLQGKAGRTVVLTVNSKPSMDGSRKITVRTVANDGELRYQDWVEANRKLVDKLSGGRIGYLHVPNTSQEGMIGFIKGYYSQSDKEAILIDERYNGGGMIPTYFFEKIMRSYQAFGRQRNSGDVGFPVQTLDGPYAMLINEYAGSGGDMFPWLFKRNKIGPLIGTRTWGGLVGITSPAPLVDGGFIYAPEFGIYDQTTGKWIAENTGVDPDIKVDLTPRDRALGQDPQIAKGVEYLLKEIAKRGKPVRKRPDFPNTTKVSN